A window from Sinanaerobacter sp. ZZT-01 encodes these proteins:
- a CDS encoding NBR1-Ig-like domain-containing protein — protein sequence MDALVGLFEKHLKDDRVRQAMTAFAIPVSLEPARGTFSVALALQFCCFIKNEDSDVDDIVAMEYQKLLNEPVDEKPQSLAPLYPGDSAYVLEFLPARIYSKKCYDRFDHTWVIRNTGSQTWRDRKFVFVNHAVVRPRTDTNCIDIPDVAPGKELKITTSFDTRGFEGHYECFWEMQDSEGNDCFPNNKRLFNVTIDTEFEVI from the coding sequence TTGGACGCGTTGGTTGGTCTGTTTGAAAAGCATTTGAAGGATGATCGGGTTCGCCAAGCGATGACAGCATTTGCAATACCGGTTTCGCTCGAACCAGCGAGGGGCACCTTTTCTGTAGCTCTTGCACTTCAGTTCTGTTGCTTTATAAAAAATGAAGATAGCGATGTAGACGATATAGTGGCAATGGAATATCAAAAGCTTCTCAATGAGCCTGTCGATGAAAAGCCTCAGTCTTTAGCTCCGTTATATCCGGGTGATAGTGCCTATGTTCTTGAATTTTTACCGGCGAGGATATATTCAAAGAAGTGTTATGATCGGTTTGATCACACATGGGTAATCCGCAACACTGGTAGTCAGACATGGCGAGATCGGAAATTTGTTTTTGTTAACCATGCCGTTGTAAGACCAAGAACTGATACAAACTGTATCGATATACCAGATGTGGCTCCGGGCAAAGAGTTAAAAATAACCACGAGCTTTGACACCCGTGGTTTTGAAGGACATTATGAATGCTTTTGGGAGATGCAGGACAGTGAAGGCAACGATTGTTTTCCAAATAATAAAAGATTATTCAATGTCACTATAGATACCGAGTTTGAGGTTATATAA
- a CDS encoding bacterio-opsin activator, with protein sequence MSNQANQNPHREYKVYIPSTHQFVPVAKEFYYEYYRPIWRTQKEAQKRGQCMCPKSKLWRCDGCCLECPYHAPGNVWSLEYEQELMGDKREDPSADIESIVTDKIMLDKLFKRLDELFPEARRIGELRMEGISDRDIADILGMPRSTFRSRLEKVKTLLREEYGDII encoded by the coding sequence ATGTCAAACCAAGCAAATCAGAACCCACACCGTGAGTACAAGGTCTACATCCCCAGTACCCACCAGTTCGTCCCGGTGGCTAAGGAATTCTACTATGAATATTACCGTCCCATCTGGCGTACTCAGAAGGAAGCACAGAAACGCGGTCAGTGCATGTGCCCGAAAAGCAAGCTGTGGCGCTGCGACGGCTGTTGCCTTGAATGTCCGTATCATGCTCCCGGAAACGTATGGTCGCTTGAATACGAGCAGGAGCTCATGGGGGACAAGCGTGAGGACCCCAGCGCGGATATTGAATCAATCGTAACAGACAAAATTATGCTGGACAAGCTGTTCAAGCGGCTGGACGAGCTCTTTCCAGAAGCCCGTCGCATAGGTGAGCTTCGCATGGAGGGTATCTCGGACCGTGACATTGCAGACATTCTTGGAATGCCCCGCAGCACCTTCAGGTCGCGTCTCGAAAAAGTTAAAACTCTGCTCCGTGAGGAGTACGGCGACATCATCTAA
- a CDS encoding DNA ligase, with product MSKMSEMAATIEDLRSAAAVINEAANWLAKQFSGDETVPEETIPAELVLTLEAVRAVLANKSRAGFTAQIRSLLQKYGADKLSGIDPANYKALLADVEGLTDAT from the coding sequence ATGAGCAAAATGAGCGAAATGGCCGCAACCATCGAGGACCTGCGCAGTGCCGCTGCCGTTATTAACGAAGCCGCCAATTGGCTGGCAAAACAGTTCAGCGGCGACGAAACTGTACCTGAAGAAACAATTCCCGCCGAGCTTGTACTTACGCTGGAAGCGGTCAGAGCAGTTCTTGCGAACAAGTCCCGTGCCGGTTTCACCGCTCAGATTCGCTCGCTGCTCCAGAAGTACGGTGCCGACAAGCTGTCTGGTATCGACCCAGCTAACTACAAAGCACTGCTTGCCGATGTGGAGGGACTGACCGATGCCACCTAA
- a CDS encoding DUF2800 domain-containing protein: protein MPPKGHALLSASSSERWLRCPPSARLCESYDDKGSDYAAEGTDAHTLCEYKLRRALGMEAEDPTENLTWFNEEMTDCATGYATYVLEQVEVAKQTCSDPVVMIEQRVDFSRWVASGFGTADCLIIADGTLKIIDYKHGRGIMVDATENPQMQCYALGALELFDRIYDIDTVSMTIYQPRRDNVSTYELSKDELYRWADEVLKPTADLAFAGDGNFLCGEWCGFCKAKHDCRARADANMELARYDFKLPPLLTDEDIEGILSKVDDLVAWAADIKEYALQQAISGKDWTGYKLVEGRSNRRYTNEAAVAGTVTDAGFDPYEHKVLGVTAMQKLLGKSRFDELLAAYIEKPQGKPTLVPESDKRPAMNTAKNDFMEENDYE from the coding sequence ATGCCACCTAAAGGACATGCCTTACTCTCCGCATCTAGCTCCGAACGCTGGCTCCGTTGCCCGCCATCGGCACGGCTCTGTGAGAGTTACGATGACAAAGGCAGCGATTACGCCGCCGAAGGCACCGACGCCCATACGCTCTGTGAGTATAAGCTTCGCCGGGCGCTGGGTATGGAGGCTGAAGACCCAACTGAAAACCTCACCTGGTTCAATGAGGAAATGACTGACTGCGCCACCGGCTATGCCACCTATGTTCTCGAACAGGTGGAAGTTGCTAAGCAAACCTGCTCCGATCCTGTTGTTATGATCGAGCAGCGTGTAGACTTCTCCCGCTGGGTAGCGTCCGGCTTCGGTACCGCAGATTGCCTTATCATTGCAGACGGCACCTTGAAAATCATCGACTACAAGCACGGTCGGGGAATTATGGTCGATGCAACGGAAAACCCGCAAATGCAGTGTTACGCCCTCGGCGCTCTGGAATTGTTCGACCGGATCTACGACATTGATACCGTTAGCATGACCATTTATCAGCCACGCCGCGATAACGTCAGCACATACGAGCTCTCGAAAGATGAGCTTTACCGCTGGGCAGACGAGGTACTAAAACCAACAGCCGACCTTGCTTTCGCTGGTGATGGAAACTTCCTCTGCGGCGAATGGTGCGGCTTCTGTAAGGCAAAGCACGACTGCCGTGCCAGAGCCGACGCAAATATGGAGCTTGCCCGTTATGACTTCAAACTGCCGCCGCTGCTTACAGATGAGGACATTGAAGGTATCCTCTCAAAGGTCGATGACCTTGTCGCTTGGGCGGCGGACATCAAGGAATACGCATTGCAGCAGGCAATCAGCGGCAAAGACTGGACCGGCTATAAGCTGGTCGAAGGTCGCTCCAACCGCAGATACACAAACGAAGCAGCGGTCGCTGGTACAGTCACCGACGCAGGCTTTGATCCCTATGAACACAAGGTGCTGGGCGTCACTGCCATGCAGAAGCTGCTCGGAAAATCCCGCTTTGATGAACTTCTCGCGGCCTACATTGAAAAGCCGCAAGGTAAACCCACGCTCGTGCCGGAGAGCGATAAGCGCCCGGCCATGAACACAGCTAAAAATGATTTTATGGAGGAAAACGATTATGAATAA
- a CDS encoding DUF2815 family protein, translated as MNNNTNKVNNPMKVITGPDTRWSYANVWEAKSINGGTPKFSVSLIVPKSDTKAVAKIRSAIEAAYHDGESKLKGNGKSVPPLAALKIPLRDGDSERPDDPAYANAYFINANSATAPGIVDADRNPILTRSEVYSGVYGRASISFYAFNSNGNKGIACGLNNLQKVRDGEPLGGKTSAESDFATDDDDDFLN; from the coding sequence ATGAATAACAACACCAACAAAGTAAACAACCCGATGAAGGTTATCACCGGCCCTGACACCCGCTGGAGCTATGCAAACGTCTGGGAGGCCAAGAGTATCAATGGAGGTACGCCAAAGTTTTCTGTCAGTCTTATCGTTCCCAAGTCTGATACAAAGGCCGTCGCCAAGATCAGGTCCGCTATTGAAGCAGCCTACCACGACGGCGAGTCTAAGCTCAAAGGCAACGGCAAGTCTGTGCCACCGCTGGCAGCACTCAAAATCCCTCTCAGGGACGGAGATTCTGAGCGACCTGACGATCCCGCTTATGCCAACGCTTACTTCATCAACGCGAACTCTGCCACTGCTCCCGGTATTGTCGATGCTGACCGCAATCCCATTCTTACCCGCTCCGAGGTTTACTCCGGCGTGTACGGCAGGGCAAGCATCAGTTTTTATGCCTTCAATAGCAATGGAAACAAGGGAATCGCATGTGGTTTGAACAACCTGCAGAAGGTACGCGACGGCGAGCCTCTCGGCGGCAAGACCAGTGCTGAGTCCGATTTCGCAACCGACGATGACGACGATTTTCTGAACTGA
- a CDS encoding SHOCT domain-containing protein: protein MATITGVIPEINYEKKPVPQEQLQREVDYVRAQRILSFMFQNGLISLSEFNKITTLNRKSFSPALAQIMPENR, encoded by the coding sequence ATGGCCACTATTACTGGCGTAATACCAGAAATCAATTATGAAAAGAAACCTGTTCCGCAGGAGCAATTGCAGCGAGAAGTAGATTATGTAAGGGCACAGCGGATACTCTCTTTCATGTTTCAAAACGGACTTATTTCCTTGTCGGAATTCAACAAGATAACCACATTAAACCGCAAATCTTTCTCACCAGCTCTGGCACAGATTATGCCCGAAAACCGTTGA
- a CDS encoding recombinase family protein, protein MKKVTKITENTSDFTERPKLRVAAYCRVSTDSDDQLVSLDTQIKHYESYIKSNPDWDFAGLYYDEGITGTKKEKRPELLRMIADCENKKIDFIVTKSISRFARNTTDCLELVRKLLDLGIFIYFEKENINTGSMESELMLSILSGLAESESVSIAENSKWSVKRRFQNGTFKISYPPYGYDTADGKLVVNETQAAIVRFIFSEILSGNGTGKIANELNRLDVPSKKGGRWTATTIRGMLGNEKYTGDAIFQKTYTDTHFNRHYNYGEKDQFLIKNHHDAIISHEDFDAAQAIIEQHGKEKGVEKYQDKYQNRYPFSGKIICGQCGGKFKRRIHSTGRHNIAWCCTNHIADTKKCSMKYIPESHFKYAFVTMMNKLIFGHQTVLRPLLMGLRGINSEDSVTKLHALDKKLEENAEQRKVLVTLQTRGYLEPAVYNKGNNELLQEAERIQRQKESISRFINSDNINLHEVSELLQYATKAAMLKGFDGELFTRFVERILVYSRTEIGFELKCGITLKERLVR, encoded by the coding sequence TTGAAAAAAGTAACGAAAATCACTGAAAATACGTCTGATTTTACAGAGCGTCCCAAACTGCGGGTTGCTGCTTACTGCCGTGTGTCCACCGATAGTGACGATCAGCTGGTCAGTCTCGACACACAGATAAAGCACTACGAATCCTACATCAAATCAAATCCTGACTGGGATTTTGCCGGCCTTTATTATGACGAGGGCATCACCGGTACGAAAAAGGAGAAGCGGCCGGAGCTGCTTCGTATGATTGCCGACTGTGAGAATAAGAAAATTGACTTCATCGTAACAAAGTCCATTAGCCGGTTTGCAAGAAATACGACCGACTGTCTGGAGCTGGTCAGAAAGCTGCTTGACCTCGGCATTTTCATTTACTTCGAGAAGGAAAATATCAACACCGGGTCAATGGAAAGTGAACTCATGCTGTCAATCCTGAGTGGACTGGCCGAAAGTGAGTCGGTCTCTATTGCGGAAAACAGCAAGTGGTCGGTTAAGCGTAGGTTTCAAAATGGGACCTTCAAGATTTCCTATCCGCCCTATGGCTACGATACTGCTGATGGAAAGCTGGTCGTGAATGAAACACAGGCAGCTATCGTCCGTTTTATCTTTTCTGAGATTCTTTCTGGCAATGGTACCGGCAAAATTGCAAATGAGCTGAACCGCCTCGATGTGCCATCCAAGAAAGGCGGTCGCTGGACGGCGACAACCATTCGCGGGATGCTCGGTAATGAAAAATACACCGGCGATGCCATTTTTCAAAAGACCTACACCGATACGCACTTCAACCGCCACTACAATTACGGTGAAAAAGACCAGTTCCTGATTAAAAATCATCATGATGCGATTATCAGCCATGAGGATTTCGATGCCGCGCAGGCTATCATCGAACAGCACGGCAAAGAAAAAGGCGTTGAAAAATATCAGGATAAGTACCAAAACCGATATCCGTTTTCAGGCAAAATCATCTGCGGTCAGTGCGGCGGCAAATTCAAACGTCGCATCCACTCCACCGGTAGGCATAATATTGCCTGGTGCTGTACCAATCATATAGCGGATACCAAGAAATGTTCCATGAAATATATTCCAGAGTCTCATTTTAAATATGCGTTTGTTACTATGATGAACAAGCTCATATTCGGTCATCAAACCGTTTTAAGGCCCTTGTTAATGGGCCTTCGCGGTATCAACTCCGAAGACAGTGTGACAAAGCTACACGCCCTCGATAAAAAGCTCGAAGAAAACGCGGAACAGCGAAAGGTGCTAGTTACACTACAGACCCGTGGCTACCTTGAACCTGCCGTTTACAATAAGGGGAACAATGAACTTCTGCAGGAAGCCGAGCGCATACAGCGCCAGAAAGAATCCATATCCCGCTTCATAAACAGTGACAATATAAACCTGCATGAGGTCAGCGAGCTCCTGCAATACGCCACAAAGGCGGCAATGCTGAAGGGCTTTGACGGAGAACTGTTTACTCGTTTCGTGGAGCGGATTCTTGTGTATTCCCGAACAGAAATCGGGTTCGAATTAAAATGCGGTATTACGCTGAAAGAAAGGTTGGTGAGATAA
- a CDS encoding recombinase: protein MGHIPYGYRITNGKAVIDEQAAEQVKNLFQSYLTGDSLAAAAKKAEIIAFHAGISRMLQNKRYLGDEYYPAIIDLDTFTAAEAERIRRAEKLGRVREPKVKKEVVYPTAFRISEGTDQSDDPFQQAEYAYSLIETEVNVDGGQ from the coding sequence ATGGGCCACATTCCATACGGTTACCGGATTACAAACGGAAAAGCCGTGATTGATGAACAAGCCGCCGAGCAGGTAAAAAACCTGTTTCAGTCCTATCTGACCGGCGATTCTTTGGCAGCAGCAGCAAAAAAAGCTGAAATTATAGCATTTCACGCGGGCATCAGCAGGATGCTCCAGAATAAGCGCTATCTCGGTGACGAATATTACCCGGCGATTATCGACCTGGACACATTTACGGCTGCTGAAGCAGAGCGTATCAGACGGGCAGAAAAACTCGGCCGAGTCCGAGAACCAAAAGTAAAAAAAGAGGTCGTCTATCCCACCGCCTTCCGCATCAGCGAAGGCACAGATCAGTCTGACGACCCATTTCAGCAGGCGGAATACGCTTACAGCCTAATAGAAACGGAGGTGAATGTAGATGGAGGTCAGTAA
- a CDS encoding recombinase family protein — protein MEVSKNVTVIPARKHTRKSKDEEKPKLRVAAYCRVSTDSDEQATSYDAQIEHYTAYINGHPDWELAGIYADDGISGTNTQKREEFNRMIDECMAGNIDMVITKSISRFARNTLDCLKYIRQLKDKNIPVFFEKENINSMDSKGEVMLTIMASLAQQESQSLSQNVKLGLQYRYQQGEIQINCARFLGYTKDENKHLVIVPEEAEIVKRIYREYLEGASMLKIARGLEADGILNGAGKGKWHTSNVNQILRNEKYIGDALLQKTYTVDFLTKKRVKNNGLVPQYYVENSHEAIIPREIFMQVQEELIRRRIVHTSPNGKNRTFSSNHCFAQMIICGNCGEVFRRVHWNNRGKKSVVWRCVSRLENTGLFCDARTVPESQIEQILVTAINQALCDKNAFLVTLQNNIETAIIHENDQTLATIDKRLEELQTELLKLASSKADYEDVADEIYRLREEKQKVQLDNVGRDEFKKRITDMGDFLRKQPTAITEYDEPLVRRLIEKVTVYENKFTVEFKSGVTVDVEE, from the coding sequence ATGGAGGTCAGTAAGAACGTAACCGTAATTCCGGCAAGGAAGCATACCCGAAAGAGCAAGGACGAAGAAAAACCGAAGCTCCGCGTTGCTGCCTACTGCCGCGTTTCCACAGACAGCGACGAGCAGGCGACCAGTTATGACGCACAGATTGAACACTACACCGCTTACATTAATGGTCACCCAGACTGGGAATTAGCTGGCATCTATGCGGATGACGGCATCTCAGGAACCAACACCCAAAAGCGCGAGGAATTCAACCGCATGATTGACGAGTGCATGGCGGGCAATATCGACATGGTTATTACCAAGTCCATCAGCCGGTTTGCCCGAAACACGCTGGACTGTCTCAAATATATCCGACAGCTCAAGGACAAGAATATTCCAGTATTTTTTGAAAAGGAAAATATCAACTCTATGGATTCCAAGGGCGAGGTTATGCTCACCATCATGGCATCGCTTGCCCAGCAAGAGAGCCAGTCTTTGAGCCAAAACGTCAAGCTGGGCCTGCAATACCGCTACCAGCAGGGCGAAATTCAGATAAACTGTGCTCGGTTTCTCGGGTATACAAAGGATGAGAATAAGCATCTTGTAATAGTGCCGGAAGAAGCTGAGATCGTAAAACGCATTTACCGGGAATATCTTGAGGGAGCCAGCATGCTCAAAATTGCCCGTGGTCTGGAAGCGGACGGTATTCTGAACGGAGCCGGTAAAGGAAAATGGCATACCAGCAACGTGAACCAGATTTTGCGGAATGAGAAATACATCGGGGATGCCCTTCTGCAGAAAACCTACACAGTTGACTTCCTCACGAAAAAGCGAGTTAAAAATAACGGACTTGTCCCGCAATACTATGTGGAAAACAGCCATGAGGCAATCATCCCGCGTGAAATTTTCATGCAGGTACAGGAGGAACTTATCCGACGTCGAATCGTTCACACGAGCCCAAATGGGAAAAACAGAACCTTCAGCAGCAACCACTGCTTCGCTCAGATGATTATCTGCGGCAACTGCGGCGAGGTGTTCCGACGGGTTCACTGGAACAACCGTGGCAAGAAATCTGTAGTATGGCGGTGCGTCAGCCGCTTGGAAAACACCGGCTTGTTCTGCGATGCTCGCACGGTTCCGGAAAGCCAAATTGAGCAGATTCTGGTTACCGCTATCAACCAAGCTTTGTGCGACAAGAACGCATTCCTGGTCACCCTTCAGAATAATATCGAGACGGCCATAATCCATGAGAACGACCAGACACTGGCCACTATCGACAAGCGGCTCGAGGAACTCCAAACCGAGCTTTTGAAGCTCGCCAGCTCCAAGGCCGATTACGAGGATGTCGCCGACGAGATTTACCGCCTGCGCGAGGAAAAACAGAAAGTACAGCTCGATAACGTCGGCCGTGATGAATTTAAAAAACGCATCACCGATATGGGCGACTTTCTGCGGAAACAGCCCACCGCCATTACGGAATACGACGAGCCGCTTGTCCGGCGGCTGATTGAAAAGGTCACCGTCTATGAGAACAAATTCACCGTGGAATTCAAATCCGGTGTGACGGTAGATGTGGAAGAATAA
- a CDS encoding YecA family protein: MGKIATPQIITEQIMELCQSISEYQPIYVPVKASSNSRFNECFPNVAEYVKEYGGQSVFGRCIWQRANVLIEAEAHAVWKSPNGNLIDITPHINDEKSILFLIEPQMVYGGNIIPSIRKELTSSPLVAEFISLFNERDQIAAESNGNTYTLTTTMFKRMYEIEVLLNQKVGRNDPCPCQSGIKYKKCCGQYKA, encoded by the coding sequence ATGGGTAAAATAGCTACTCCACAAATTATTACAGAGCAGATTATGGAGCTGTGTCAATCTATATCTGAATATCAACCTATATATGTTCCAGTAAAAGCAAGTTCAAATAGTCGTTTTAATGAGTGCTTTCCGAACGTCGCTGAATATGTTAAAGAATATGGTGGTCAAAGCGTATTCGGTAGATGCATTTGGCAAAGAGCAAACGTTTTAATCGAAGCAGAAGCACATGCTGTGTGGAAGTCTCCAAATGGTAATTTAATAGACATTACTCCTCACATCAATGATGAAAAGTCGATCTTGTTTTTAATCGAACCCCAGATGGTGTATGGAGGTAATATAATACCCAGTATCCGAAAAGAATTGACTTCATCCCCGTTAGTGGCAGAATTTATTTCTCTCTTTAATGAACGTGACCAAATAGCTGCAGAGTCCAATGGTAATACATACACATTAACAACCACGATGTTTAAAAGAATGTATGAAATAGAGGTGTTATTGAATCAGAAGGTTGGTCGTAATGATCCATGTCCATGCCAATCTGGAATTAAGTATAAAAAATGCTGTGGTCAGTATAAAGCATAA